In Parasteatoda tepidariorum isolate YZ-2023 chromosome 2, CAS_Ptep_4.0, whole genome shotgun sequence, one DNA window encodes the following:
- the LOC139425099 gene encoding uncharacterized protein, which yields MRLNQLWKKLLKDEELQSLYKSFLIEYADLQHMQLVVESLDKTASYFLPYHGVLRPDSKTTKLRVVFNASSGLSLNDILYKGGTIQQDLFSILLRFRQHAYVFTPDISKMFRQILIYPDHRNLQLIFWKNSVNDPVRTFKLNTVTYGTSCAPYLVTRTIKQLAIDEGDSFPKAAAVIIRDTYMDDIFSSSSDFLEFQLLQLRDLFKKAGMSLRKWCTNTPKFLNSIPLGDQAYDFFCEPPNNIKSHGVIWNPNLDYSTFKVDVNIHDSYTKRKVLSTISRLFDPLGFLGPILTKAKLFLQKLWILRLEWDEPLPDSVAKDWQCFASTLPAIENMQISRHLGEKSGIVIHGFLYMQTISGETSYTRLLCSKSRVSPVKPITIPRLELCASVLLAQLLNKVLKSLTLPIQQIMLWTDSTIVLAWLPRSPDQLKTFISNRVKLIQELT from the coding sequence ATGCGTTTAAATCAGTTAtggaaaaaactgttaaaagatGAGGAGTTGCAATCACTTTATAAATCATTCTTAATAGAATATGCTGACTTGCAGCATATGCAATTAGTTGTAGAATCTCTTGATAAAACcgcttcatattttttaccttatcaTGGTGTACTTCGCCCAGATAGTAAAACCACTAAGTTGAGGGTGGTATTTAACGCTTCCTCGGGTCtttctttaaatgatattttgtacAAGGGCGGTACTATAcaacaagatttattttcaattcttttgcGATTCAGGCAACATGCATATGTGTTCACTCCTgacatttctaaaatgtttaggCAAATTTTGATTTACCCTGATCATCGGAATTTACAGTTGATATTCTGGAAGAACAGCGTGAATGACCCAGTGCGAACTTTCAAACTTAACACTGTTACATACGGAACCTCTTGTGCACCATACTTAGTAACCAGAACTATTAAACAATTAGCCATTGATGAGGGGGATAGCTTTCCCAAAGCCGCTGCTGTAATAATTAGAGACACTTATATGGATGACATTTTTTCAAGTAGTTCAGATTTTCTAGAATTTCAATTACTACAATTAAGGGACCTGTTTAAAAAAGCGGGTATGAGCTTACGCAAGTGGTGCACTAATACtccaaaatttcttaattccaTACCATTAGGAGACCAAGCCTATGATTTCTTTTGTGAGCCACCAAATAACATTAAATCCCATGGGGTTATCTGGAACCCAAATTTAGATTATTCTACATTCAAGGTTGATGTAAATATACATGACTCATACACCAAACGAAAAGTCTTATCCACCATCTCACGCTTGTTCGACCCCCTTGGATTTCTTGGTCCCATTCTAACCAAGGCTAAATTGTTTCTCCAGAAACTCTGGATACTCAGGTTGGAATGGGATGAACCGCTTCCAGATTCAGTGGCTAAGGACTGGCAGTGTTTTGCTTCTACTCTACCTGCCATTGAAAACATGCAAATATCTCGTCACTTGGGGGAGAAGAGTGGAATCGTGATTCACGGCTTCCTGTACATGCAGACAATTTCGGGAGAAACATCATATACGAGACTTTTGTGCAGCAAGTCCCGCGTTTCACCAGTAAAACCTATCACGATCCCTCGATTAGAATTGTGTGCCAGTGTTTTATTGGCACAGCTTTTGAACAAGGTTCTTAAGTCTCTAACCTTGCCCATTCAACAAATAATGTTGTGGACAGATTCTACAATTGTGTTGGCATGGCTTCCGCGGTCACCTGATCAACTCAAGACTTTTATCAGCAATCGAGTTAAATTAATACAAGAACTCACTTAG